TCGCGCCGCTGCTGGGGTTTTTCGAAGTGATGATCTGGCTGCTCGCCATCAGCCAGATTTTCAAACATCTCGACAATGTCATGTGCTACCTGGCCTATGGCGGCGGCTATGCCATGGGCAGTTTCGTGGGCATTTACATCGAGGGCAAGCTGGCGCTCGGCATGCAAGTGGTGCGCATCATCACCCGCAAGGATGCCTCCGCACTGATTGCCCATCTCAAAGCCGAAGGCTACGGCCTCACGGTGTTGAACGGCGAGGGCGTGACCGGCCCGGTGAAGGTGGTTTTCACGGTGATTCAACGCAAACGCCTGCCGGAGTTGAGCGAGATCATCCGCCAGTTCAATCCCGGCG
The window above is part of the bacterium genome. Proteins encoded here:
- a CDS encoding DUF2179 domain-containing protein, which translates into the protein MDSVAVHQSELFRWVILPMLIFSARVVDVSIGTLRIMFLARSRRLLAPLLGFFEVMIWLLAISQIFKHLDNVMCYLAYGGGYAMGSFVGIYIEGKLALGMQVVRIITRKDASALIAHLKAEGYGLTVLNGEGVTGPVKVVFTVIQRKRLPELSEIIRQFNPGAFLSIEDVRLAEEAKFPPYPEEKAILDRGTSATKA